One genomic segment of Candidatus Methylomirabilota bacterium includes these proteins:
- the gmd gene encoding GDP-mannose 4,6-dehydratase, giving the protein MNRALITGITGQDGSYLAELLLSKGYEVHGVVRRASTFNTQRIEHLYLDPHEPETRLRLHYGDLSDSSRLTNLLYEIRPHEVYHLGAQSHVRVSFDMPDYTGDITGLGTVRLLEAIRKSGVKCKLYQASSSEMFGDASVPQSEKDGFRPRSPYAASKVYAYWMVVNYREGYGLFACNGIMFNHESPRRGETFVSRKITRAVAEILAGGQKKLFLGNLDARRDWGYAPEYVEGMWLMLQQDQPGDLVFGTGESHSVREFVEEAFGYANLDWRQYVEIDPRYFRPTEVSFLQADSSEAKRRLGWEPQVTFHQLVRIMVDTDLEAVGLPALGEGKRGVADGRLRWLRKP; this is encoded by the coding sequence ATGAACCGCGCCCTGATCACAGGCATTACCGGGCAAGACGGCTCTTACTTGGCAGAGCTTCTGCTGTCCAAAGGATACGAAGTTCACGGGGTCGTCCGCCGGGCCAGTACGTTTAACACACAAAGGATCGAGCACCTTTATTTGGATCCGCATGAACCAGAGACTCGCTTACGGCTTCACTATGGTGACCTTTCGGACTCGAGCCGGCTTACCAATCTCTTGTATGAGATCCGTCCCCACGAGGTGTATCACCTGGGCGCCCAGAGTCACGTACGGGTGAGCTTCGACATGCCTGATTACACGGGGGATATCACGGGGCTTGGGACGGTCCGTTTGCTGGAAGCGATTCGGAAGAGCGGCGTGAAGTGCAAACTCTACCAAGCCTCGAGCAGCGAGATGTTCGGGGACGCTTCAGTTCCGCAGAGCGAGAAGGATGGCTTCCGTCCACGGAGCCCGTATGCGGCGTCGAAAGTGTACGCCTACTGGATGGTTGTAAATTATCGGGAGGGCTATGGGCTCTTCGCCTGTAACGGAATCATGTTCAATCACGAGTCTCCCCGGCGGGGTGAGACGTTTGTCTCTCGGAAGATCACGCGTGCCGTGGCAGAGATTCTCGCGGGTGGCCAGAAGAAACTCTTCCTCGGAAATCTTGATGCCCGCCGTGACTGGGGTTACGCACCAGAGTACGTCGAGGGGATGTGGCTGATGCTTCAGCAGGACCAACCTGGCGATCTCGTGTTTGGAACGGGAGAGAGCCACTCGGTGCGGGAATTTGTGGAGGAGGCCTTTGGCTACGCGAACTTGGACTGGCGCCAATATGTTGAGATCGATCCACGGTACTTCCGGCCGACGGAGGTTTCCTTTCTTCAGGCAGATTCGTCCGAAGCCAAGCGGCGGCTCGGTTGGGAACCTCAGGTGACTTTCCACCAGCTCGTCAGGATCATGGTGGACACGGATCTGGAGGCAGTCGGCCTTCCTGCGCTGGGAGAAGGGAAGCGGGGCGTCGCTGATGGTCGGCTAAGGTGGCTTAGGAAGCCATGA